From Saccopteryx leptura isolate mSacLep1 chromosome 3, mSacLep1_pri_phased_curated, whole genome shotgun sequence, one genomic window encodes:
- the TMCO2 gene encoding transmembrane and coiled-coil domain-containing protein 2 translates to MSTFSPSSSIWDIVDYASQSSIWNWLQATLLGETPVSQQTNLGLLDKFAPAVQVFLRIFFLILLAIGLYALWKRSVRSIQNMLLFAITLYRLYKKGSDIFQTLLVNPEGSGLPVQDNKFFVSLGLQEKILKKLQMVESKVKNLEGMIISQKLATKRDCSSEPYCSCPDCKSPLPTSEFTSTSEM, encoded by the exons ATGTCAACATTTTCACCTTCATCTTCTATCTGGGACATCGTAGATTATGCCTCTCAAAGCTCAATATGGAATTGGCTACAAGCAACTCTTCTGGGAGAGACTCCTGTGTCTCAGCAAACAAATTTGGGGCTACTAGATAAATTTGCTCCGGCTGTGCAAGTTTTCCTGCggatattctttttaattttattggcaATAGGACTATATGCCTTATGGAAAAGAAGTGTTCGGTCAATTCAG aacatGTTGTTGTTTGCAATCACACTCTACAGACTTTACAAGAAGGGCTCAGATATTTTTCAGACTTTGCTGGTCAACCCAGAAGGGAGTGGTCTCCCAGTTCAAGACAATAAGTTCTTCGTGTCCTTGGGTCTGcaagagaaaatcttgaaaaaacTTCAGATGGTAGAAAGCAAAGTAAAGAACCTGGAGGGGATGATCATTTCCCAAAAACTTGCCACCAAGAGGGATTGCTCCTCTGAGCCCTACTGCAGCTGCCCCGACTGCAAGAGTCCCTTGCCCACATCAGAGTTTACTTCCACATCGGAAATGTGA